The Salegentibacter mishustinae genome includes a window with the following:
- the cdd gene encoding cytidine deaminase: MKPLKVTSNFEVYDAVEELPETIQDLMKEAVLARDNAYAPYSRFKVGAALVLDNQEVVTGSNQENASYPSGLCAERTAIYYAGARYPKSQIKNIAISAKSMKHKVDAPVPPCGACRQALVEYEVKQKAEIAVYFMGESGKVMKANSIKDLLPLIFDNSAL, encoded by the coding sequence ATGAAACCATTAAAAGTCACCTCTAATTTTGAGGTTTATGATGCTGTAGAAGAACTTCCAGAAACTATTCAGGATTTAATGAAAGAAGCAGTTTTGGCAAGAGATAATGCATACGCGCCCTATTCTCGATTTAAAGTTGGTGCTGCTTTGGTCTTAGATAATCAAGAAGTTGTTACCGGTAGCAATCAGGAAAACGCATCCTATCCTTCAGGATTGTGTGCAGAGCGTACTGCTATTTATTACGCCGGCGCCAGGTATCCTAAGTCGCAAATTAAAAATATTGCTATTTCGGCAAAATCTATGAAGCATAAAGTTGATGCTCCTGTACCGCCTTGCGGCGCCTGTAGGCAGGCATTAGTGGAATATGAGGTGAAACAGAAAGCGGAAATTGCAGTATATTTTATGGGTGAAAGCGGCAAAGTGATGAAGGCAAATTCTATAAAAGATTTACTACCTTTAATATTCGATAATTCGGCCTTATAA
- the porV gene encoding type IX secretion system outer membrane channel protein PorV, translated as MKKITILLLVFVLGSQFKMNAQEERDRVITTAVPFLLVAADARAAGMGDQGVATSPDVFSQQWNPAKYAFASSEHGIGFSYTPYLSDIVNDIFLGNISYYQRISDRSAFASSLRYFSLGSIERRSTIEQAPLVVNPNELTFDLSYSLQLSENIAMAVAGRYLRSDLGLQDEEDLGAANSFGVDIAAFYRSDQLTYSGFDGVWKAGANISNIGPKMKYEDAGQENFIPTNLKVGGGFDFIFDIENRLGAYLEFNKLLVPTPKDFNNDGQIDAEDDAEYNDIGAIEGIFTSFGDAPGGFSEELREVTWALGAEYMYREAFAFRAGYFSESLTKGSRRFVSFGAGFEYERVNIDISYLFSTSPVPSPLEGTLRFGLTFNFGDQYSVY; from the coding sequence ATGAAAAAAATTACAATTTTATTGCTCGTGTTTGTTTTAGGCTCTCAGTTTAAAATGAATGCCCAGGAAGAAAGGGATAGGGTGATTACTACTGCGGTCCCTTTTTTACTTGTAGCAGCAGATGCCAGGGCAGCCGGTATGGGTGACCAGGGGGTAGCTACTTCACCCGATGTGTTTTCCCAACAATGGAATCCCGCAAAATATGCTTTTGCATCCAGCGAGCATGGAATAGGCTTCTCATATACACCGTATCTAAGTGATATTGTTAATGATATCTTTCTAGGGAATATTAGTTATTACCAGCGAATAAGCGATAGAAGTGCTTTTGCTTCCAGCTTACGATACTTTAGTTTGGGAAGTATAGAGAGGCGTTCTACTATAGAACAGGCGCCTTTAGTTGTGAATCCAAATGAACTTACTTTTGATCTTTCTTATTCTTTGCAATTGAGCGAAAATATCGCAATGGCGGTCGCCGGGCGTTATTTGCGTTCAGATCTGGGTTTACAAGACGAAGAAGATCTAGGTGCGGCCAATAGTTTTGGGGTAGATATTGCTGCTTTTTATCGAAGCGATCAATTAACTTATTCGGGTTTTGATGGAGTTTGGAAAGCAGGTGCTAATATCTCGAATATTGGTCCTAAGATGAAGTATGAAGATGCCGGCCAGGAAAATTTTATTCCTACTAATTTAAAAGTAGGAGGTGGTTTTGATTTTATCTTCGATATAGAAAATCGTTTAGGTGCTTACCTTGAATTTAATAAGCTGCTTGTCCCTACACCTAAAGATTTTAATAACGACGGCCAAATTGATGCAGAAGATGATGCTGAATATAACGACATTGGAGCTATAGAAGGAATTTTTACATCCTTTGGTGATGCTCCGGGTGGTTTTAGCGAAGAGCTTAGGGAAGTAACCTGGGCATTGGGAGCTGAATATATGTATCGCGAAGCTTTTGCTTTTCGTGCCGGTTATTTTAGCGAAAGTCTAACCAAAGGTTCCAGGAGATTTGTTTCTTTTGGAGCAGGTTTTGAATATGAAAGAGTAAATATAGATATCTCTTATTTATTTTCTACCTCGCCGGTACCAAGTCCTTTAGAAGGAACCCTTCGTTTTGGGTTGACATTTAACTTTGGGGATCAATACTCGGTTTATTAA